One segment of Synechococcus sp. A15-24 DNA contains the following:
- a CDS encoding 2OG-Fe(II) oxygenase, translating into MTSPRAIPDTWTEWLQHNLDRGCTREGLIERAMAQGFDRDAIEAVLDAGSGPDATPALPIESQPGVKPLNWLRWSEPPLTRSDHQSRAWRLDTPLAQVYKLPGLLGRDECQEVIEAINSALKPSTVTRGSSDYRTSRTCHLRQNHPELAARLDQRFAELLGVDPRLSEPIQGQRYDPGEYFKEHTDWFSPGTKEFTTHTTNGGQRTWTVMIYLNAVERGGETCFKRLGRCFTPVPGLGLAWNNLQADGTPNPFTLHEAMPVEAGNKWVITKWFREKAGRNG; encoded by the coding sequence ATGACGTCACCGCGAGCCATTCCGGACACCTGGACGGAGTGGCTCCAGCACAACCTGGACCGGGGCTGTACTCGGGAGGGATTGATCGAGCGGGCCATGGCCCAGGGCTTTGATCGCGATGCAATCGAAGCTGTTCTCGATGCGGGATCAGGCCCCGACGCAACGCCTGCACTACCGATTGAGTCGCAACCAGGGGTCAAACCGTTGAACTGGTTGCGCTGGTCTGAACCACCTCTGACGCGCTCGGATCACCAGTCCAGAGCCTGGCGTCTGGACACACCCCTGGCCCAGGTCTACAAGCTGCCCGGTCTCCTGGGCAGGGACGAGTGCCAAGAGGTGATTGAAGCGATCAACAGTGCTCTTAAACCGTCCACTGTCACACGCGGCAGCAGCGATTACCGCACCAGCCGCACCTGCCATCTGCGGCAGAACCATCCGGAGCTGGCTGCCCGGTTGGACCAGCGCTTTGCGGAGTTGCTGGGCGTTGATCCGCGGCTGTCGGAACCAATCCAGGGGCAGCGTTATGACCCTGGCGAGTATTTCAAGGAGCACACCGATTGGTTCTCCCCGGGCACCAAAGAATTCACCACACACACCACCAATGGCGGGCAACGCACCTGGACGGTGATGATCTACCTGAATGCTGTTGAGCGCGGCGGCGAAACCTGCTTCAAGCGCCTCGGCCGCTGTTTCACGCCGGTGCCAGGCCTCGGACTGGCCTGGAACAACCTTCAGGCCGACGGCACGCCCAACCCGTTCACCCTGCATGAAGCGATGCCGGTGGAAGCCGGCAACAAATGGGTGATCACCAAGTGGTTCAGAGAGAAGGCGGGTCGCAACGGTTAA
- the coaE gene encoding dephospho-CoA kinase (Dephospho-CoA kinase (CoaE) performs the final step in coenzyme A biosynthesis.), with translation MQRRIGLTGGIASGKSSVGRLLEARGWPVLDADQYAREALAPNTAAAKAVAERFGATVGNAADLDRKALGRIVFSDAEERRWLEMLVHPVVRNRFQQELVRHSQAPVVVLMIPLLFETGLEALCSEVWLVDCEPHQQLDRLMRRSGLNEADAQARLAAQWPLARKRPLADRVIDNRGSADALEVAVNRCDPPSL, from the coding sequence ATGCAGCGCCGCATCGGCCTGACCGGCGGCATCGCCAGTGGTAAAAGCAGCGTTGGCCGTTTGCTCGAGGCGCGGGGCTGGCCCGTGCTCGATGCCGATCAATACGCACGCGAGGCTTTAGCGCCAAACACTGCGGCAGCGAAGGCGGTGGCGGAGCGCTTTGGCGCAACGGTCGGTAATGCTGCCGATTTGGACCGCAAAGCCCTTGGCCGGATCGTGTTCAGCGATGCCGAGGAGCGCCGCTGGCTGGAAATGTTGGTCCATCCCGTCGTGCGGAATCGCTTCCAGCAGGAGCTGGTGCGGCACAGCCAGGCGCCGGTGGTGGTGCTGATGATTCCGCTGCTGTTTGAGACCGGTCTGGAAGCGCTTTGCAGCGAGGTATGGCTGGTGGACTGCGAGCCGCATCAACAGCTGGACCGCTTGATGCGGCGCAGTGGCCTGAACGAGGCGGACGCCCAAGCCCGCCTTGCCGCCCAGTGGCCCCTTGCGCGCAAGCGGCCTTTGGCCGATCGGGTGATCGACAACCGCGGCAGTGCGGATGCACTGGAGGTTGCCGTTAACCGTTGCGACCCGCCTTCTCTCTGA
- the argJ gene encoding bifunctional glutamate N-acetyltransferase/amino-acid acetyltransferase ArgJ gives MQSPWRLVSGGVTTPQGFAASGIAAGLKPSGKPDLALLLAPEAAVCAGAFTTSVVRAACVDLCQERLESTGGRARTVLINSGQANACTGDRGLIDSQRATQALADQLGVEADAVLICSTGVIGVPIPMPTLLSGLDPLVSSLSATGGDAAATAILTTDLVDKQVALEAELGGRRIRIGGMAKGSGMIHPDLATMLAFFSCDAGVELSTWKTMVGRAVQRSFNAITVDGDTSTNDTVLAFAAGDVLDSAHHEALEQGLTEAMQHLAQSIARDGEGATCLIEVQVVGADDESSALKVARTICGSSLVKTAVHGRDPNWGRIVAAAGRSGVPFDPEQVALWIGSHQLVQGGQPLPFDRDGASAVLREPTVQIRLRLGAGPSQGRAWGCDLSDQYVRINADYTT, from the coding sequence ATGCAATCCCCTTGGCGGTTGGTGTCCGGAGGTGTCACAACCCCCCAGGGGTTTGCCGCATCCGGCATCGCTGCGGGCCTGAAACCGTCCGGCAAGCCGGATCTGGCGCTGTTGCTGGCGCCTGAGGCTGCGGTCTGCGCCGGTGCGTTCACCACCTCTGTGGTGCGGGCAGCCTGTGTGGACCTCTGCCAAGAGCGGTTGGAATCCACGGGTGGCCGGGCCCGAACGGTGCTGATCAATTCCGGGCAGGCCAATGCCTGCACCGGCGATCGCGGCCTGATCGACAGCCAGCGCGCCACCCAGGCCCTGGCCGATCAATTGGGGGTGGAAGCGGACGCCGTGTTGATCTGCTCCACCGGTGTGATAGGCGTGCCGATCCCCATGCCGACGCTGTTGTCGGGGTTGGATCCCCTTGTCTCCTCGTTGTCGGCTACTGGCGGAGATGCTGCAGCGACGGCGATTCTCACCACCGATCTCGTCGACAAGCAGGTGGCGCTTGAGGCCGAGCTGGGGGGGCGCCGCATCCGCATTGGGGGTATGGCCAAAGGGTCAGGAATGATTCATCCGGATCTGGCCACGATGCTGGCCTTCTTCAGCTGCGACGCAGGCGTTGAGCTGTCGACTTGGAAGACGATGGTGGGCCGGGCGGTGCAGCGCTCCTTCAATGCGATCACCGTGGATGGCGACACCAGCACCAACGACACCGTGCTGGCCTTTGCCGCAGGAGACGTCTTGGATTCTGCCCACCATGAGGCCTTGGAGCAAGGATTGACCGAGGCGATGCAGCACTTGGCCCAGTCCATCGCCCGCGATGGTGAGGGGGCTACGTGTCTGATCGAGGTGCAGGTGGTGGGTGCAGATGATGAATCGTCGGCGCTCAAAGTTGCGCGCACCATCTGCGGGTCATCGCTGGTGAAAACAGCAGTCCACGGTCGTGATCCCAACTGGGGTCGGATCGTCGCTGCCGCTGGGCGTTCCGGTGTTCCGTTCGATCCGGAGCAGGTTGCACTTTGGATCGGGTCGCATCAATTGGTGCAAGGCGGTCAGCCCTTGCCGTTTGATCGGGACGGTGCAAGTGCCGTGTTGCGTGAGCCCACCGTGCAGATCCGGCTGCGGCTGGGGGCTGGCCCCAGTCAAGGCCGTGCCTGGGGCTGCGACCTGTCGGATCAATACGTGCGCATCAACGCCGACTACACAACCTGA